Part of the Leclercia sp. AS011 genome is shown below.
CCCGCTTTGTGAGTTTGATTCCACAAAGCAGGCCTGCCAGCCCGCCGCCGACAATCACGGTATCAAATTTCATCGCGTTGCTCCTTCTCAAGACCGCAAAGCCCCTGGTAGACCCAGCGGGTAAACTCGTTTTCACGCAGAGCATCTCCCCAGGCAACAGGCTGAATCCCTTTCCAGCGCTCGTTTAAAAACGCGCTGAGCTGATCGAGCGACTGGGTGGCGGTGGTGGTATGAAAACGTTGCAGCAGACCGGCGGCACGGCAGGCGCACAGCTCGCCCTGGCAGGTCCCCATTCCGACGCGGGTGCGGCGGCGGAGATCGAGCAGGCTATTGACCGTCAGGTTTTCCACCGCGTACTGCACCTCACCAGCGGTGACGGCTTCGCATTCGCATACGAGGCTGCGGCTCAGCCGCCCTTCGCCCAGCCACTCCGGCGTCCTGTCGCCATGGCGATAGATGGCCGACCCGCGCAGGGGGGCGGGCAGCGAGATAATTTTTTGCAGCGTCTTTTCGGTGGACTGCCGCGAACCGGGCAGGGGCTGTTCTGCCGTGACGCACGGTTCGGTATTGCCCAGCTTGCGGCAGACGGCATCCGTTGCCCACTCCGCCATCAGACGGTAGGTCATCAGCTTGCCGCCGGTAATGGTGATAAACCCGTCCAGGCCGTCACGCGCGGCATGGTCGAGCAGCACAATGCCGCGGCTGACGTTACGCCCACTTGGATCGTTATCGCTGGCGACCAGCGGACGTACGCCCGCATAGGCGCGCAGGATCCGGGTCTGTGCCATCACCGGGGCCAGTTTTTCCCCTTCGCGCAGCAGGATATCCACCTCTTCGGCGGTAACGCGGTTGTAATCAATCTCGCTGTAGTCCACGTGCGTTGAGGTGGTACCTATTAACGAAATGGTATCGCCGGGGACGAGGATATCGGCGTCGGACGGTTTACGGCAGCGGTTAATCACGTGGTTATTAATGCGGTGGTCGAGGATCAGCAGGGAGCCTTTCGCCGGGAACATGCGCACCGACAGGTCGGCGTACTCTGCAATGCGCTGCCCCCAGATCCCCGCGGCATTGACGACCACGGAGGCAAACAGCTCGCTGTGTTCGTGGTATTGCGTGTCAAACACCCGCACGCCGCAGACGCGGTGGCCTTCGCGGATAAGCCCGGTCACTTCGTGCCCGGT
Proteins encoded:
- the glpA gene encoding anaerobic glycerol-3-phosphate dehydrogenase subunit A produces the protein MTIHDPRYSDVIIIGGGATGAGIARDCALRGLSVTLLERHDIATGATGRNHGLLHSGARYAVTDGESARECIAENQILRRIARHCIEPTDGLFITLPEDDLAFQSTFITACRAAGIQAEAIDPALARRIEPAVNPTLTGAVKVPDGTVDPFRLTAANMLDAREHGARILTGHEVTGLIREGHRVCGVRVFDTQYHEHSELFASVVVNAAGIWGQRIAEYADLSVRMFPAKGSLLILDHRINNHVINRCRKPSDADILVPGDTISLIGTTSTHVDYSEIDYNRVTAEEVDILLREGEKLAPVMAQTRILRAYAGVRPLVASDNDPSGRNVSRGIVLLDHAARDGLDGFITITGGKLMTYRLMAEWATDAVCRKLGNTEPCVTAEQPLPGSRQSTEKTLQKIISLPAPLRGSAIYRHGDRTPEWLGEGRLSRSLVCECEAVTAGEVQYAVENLTVNSLLDLRRRTRVGMGTCQGELCACRAAGLLQRFHTTTATQSLDQLSAFLNERWKGIQPVAWGDALRENEFTRWVYQGLCGLEKEQRDEI